The following proteins are encoded in a genomic region of Halococcus salifodinae DSM 8989:
- a CDS encoding branched-chain amino acid ABC transporter permease translates to MSDKNANATETEADGGETVSGGTGTASLDGVRSRWERVRGRESTIIALTIVGVALFPYLLARAPVISDLLQGYQELASLILVWGIFAIGFDLLLGRTGLLSFGHAALWGAGAYAAGWLSANVVQSPLVIVGIAVLFAVVLSVVLGVLSLRRGGIYFAILTLAFAQMIYYMASAPLASITGGDNGLTGVEIGPLLGSFDLGTELPSVAGTLLGTWRYAFIAAALVASVAVILRILNSLYGIVFRAIHENEQRASFVGFNVWRYKLAAFVLSGTFAGLAGALFTVHGEYVPLSSLYWTTSGEVVIMTVLGGVGTLIGPLIGAGIYLWVEYIVSGGYPFDWIGPYWHLVLGLVFVTVVVLFPQGVWGVVEDGRSWIAARLEER, encoded by the coding sequence ATGAGTGATAAGAACGCGAACGCGACCGAGACCGAAGCCGACGGCGGCGAGACCGTGAGTGGGGGGACCGGTACGGCGTCCCTCGATGGGGTCCGATCCCGGTGGGAGCGCGTCCGCGGGCGGGAGTCGACGATCATCGCGCTGACGATCGTCGGCGTCGCGCTGTTTCCGTATCTGCTCGCCCGAGCACCGGTGATCAGCGATCTGCTTCAGGGCTACCAGGAGCTGGCGTCGTTGATCCTCGTCTGGGGGATCTTCGCGATCGGGTTCGATCTGCTGCTCGGGCGCACAGGACTGCTCTCCTTCGGCCACGCTGCGCTCTGGGGAGCGGGTGCGTACGCGGCCGGCTGGCTCAGTGCGAACGTCGTCCAGTCCCCGCTCGTGATCGTCGGGATCGCGGTGCTGTTCGCTGTGGTCCTCTCGGTCGTGCTCGGGGTGTTGTCGCTCCGGCGGGGCGGGATCTACTTCGCGATTCTCACGCTGGCGTTCGCCCAGATGATCTACTACATGGCCTCGGCACCGCTCGCGTCCATCACTGGCGGCGACAACGGGTTGACCGGCGTGGAGATCGGGCCGCTGCTCGGCTCGTTCGACCTCGGGACAGAGCTCCCGTCGGTCGCCGGAACGCTGCTCGGCACGTGGCGATACGCGTTCATCGCCGCGGCACTGGTGGCGAGCGTCGCGGTCATCCTGCGGATCCTCAACTCACTGTACGGGATCGTGTTCCGTGCCATCCACGAGAACGAGCAGCGCGCGTCGTTCGTCGGCTTCAACGTCTGGCGATACAAACTGGCGGCGTTCGTGCTCTCGGGGACGTTTGCGGGGCTCGCGGGAGCGCTGTTCACCGTCCACGGCGAGTACGTCCCGCTGTCCTCGCTGTACTGGACCACGAGCGGCGAAGTGGTCATCATGACCGTTCTCGGCGGCGTCGGGACGTTGATCGGCCCGCTGATCGGAGCCGGGATCTACCTCTGGGTCGAGTACATCGTGAGCGGTGGCTACCCCTTCGACTGGATCGGCCCCTACTGGCATCTCGTGCTCGGACTGGTCTTCGTCACGGTCGTCGTCCTGTTCCCCCAGGGCGTCTGGGGCGTCGTGGAGGACGGTCGATCGTGGATCGCGGCACGGCTGGAGGAGCGCTGA